One window of the Anolis sagrei isolate rAnoSag1 chromosome 5, rAnoSag1.mat, whole genome shotgun sequence genome contains the following:
- the NAGA gene encoding alpha-N-acetylgalactosaminidase, producing MKLINSAFLLSLIPLALALENGLMRTPPMGWLSWERFRCNTDCKSDPHNCISEKLFMDMADRLAMDGWRELGYVYVNIDDCWTAKERSATGQLIPDPERFPSGIKALADYVHGRGLKLGIYGDIGTFTCGGYPGTTLDRIEQDALTFAQWGVDMLKFDGCYSSSDVQAQGYPKMSKALNATGRPIAYSCSWPAYRGGLPPQVNYTLLANICNLWRNYDDIQDSWDSVLSIVDWFFTNQDVLQPVAGPGHWNDPDMLIIGNFGLSYEQARSQMALWTIMAAPLFMSTDLRTISESAKEILQNKLMIKINQDPLGIQGRRILQEKSHIEVFLRPLSHSANALVFFSRRTDMPYRYTTSLVHLNFTQDVVYEAQDVYTGQIISGLKAADNFTVVVNPSGVVMWYLYPTMYLDQPFSFVQQHPEARKARPFTL from the exons ATGAAGCTCATCAATTCTGCCTTCCTTCTGTCCCTAATCCCTTTGGCTCTGGCTCTGGAAAATGGACTTATGAGAACACCTCCAATGGGATGGCTTTCATGGGAGCGGTTTCGTTGTAATACAGATTGCAAGTCAGATCCCCATAACTGTATTAG TGAGAAGCTCTTCATGGACATGGCAGATCGTTTGGCGATGGATGGCTGGAGAGAGCTTGGCTACGTTTATGTGAATATAGATGACTGCTGGACGGCAAAGGAGCGAAGTGCTACAGGGCAGCTCATTCCAGATCCTGAGAGGTTCCCAAGTGGAATCAAAGCATTAGCAGATTAT GTGCACGGTCGTGGGCTGAAGCTTGGCATTTATGGCGACATTGGCACCTTCACTTGTGGAGGGTACCCTGGCACCACATTGGATCGAATTGAACAAGATGCTCTAACATTTGCACAATGGGGAGTGGACATGCTGAAATTTGATGGCTGTTACTCATCGTCAGATGTGCAGGCCCAAG GTTATCCTAAAATGTCCAAGGCTCTGAATGCAACAGGCCGTCCTATTGCCTATTCCTGTAGCTGGCCAGCCTATCGAGGGGGACTTCCACCTCAG GTGAACTACACTCTCCTGGCAAACATATGTAATCTTTGGCGAAACTACGATGACATACAAGACTCTTGGGACAGTGTCCTCTCCATTGTGGATTGGTTCTTCACTAATCAGGATGTCCTTCAGCCAGTAGCTGGACCTGGTCATTGGAATGATCCAGACATG CTCATCATTGGAAACTTTGGCCTAAGCTACGAACAGGCTCGGTCCCAGATGGCCTTATGGACTATAATGGCAGCTCCCCTGTTCATGTCCACTGACCTCCGTACCATCTCTGAGAGCGCCAAGGAGATCCTACAGAACAAACTGATGATCAAAATTAACCAAGACCCCTTGGGAATTCAAGGACGCAGAATCCTTCAG GAGAAATCCCACATAGAGGTGTTCCTGCGGCCACTGTCACACTCAGCCAATGCTCTGGTTTTCTTCAGCCGAAGGACAGACATGCCTTATCGCTATACCACCTCCCTTGTTCATCTCAATTTTACACAGGATGTTGTGTATGAG GCACAGGACGTGTACACTGGTCAAATCATCAGTGGCCTGAAGGCTGCAGACAACTTCACCGTTGTGGTTAATCCCTCTGGAGTAGTCATGTGGTATCTCTACCCGACAATGTATTTGGACCAGCCTTTCAGCTTTGTGCAACAGCACCCTGAAGCCAGGAAAGCCCGTCCTTTCACCTTGTGA